GATGTCATCCCAAGTGAATTGGTGCAAAGCCTAGAGGTGAGCAAAACGGTCACACCGGATATGGACGCATCAGCTGTGGGCGGTAGCATCGAAGTAAAAAGCCTCAGTGCTTTTGACCGAGAAGGGCAGAGCTACAGTGTAACTCTACAAGCGTCACACAATGAACAGGTGAGCGAGACCAGCCCAAAAGCGTCGTTTAGTTTCACCGATATTTATACCGCAGGCAAAGAGATGGAAGTTGGGGTTGCAACGGCGGTATCTTGGTTTGAGCGTGAGTTTGGTTCTCATAATATGGAAACCGACGGCGGCTGGATGGAACTAGAAATGGACGATGTGAACTCAGGAGAAGAAGCGAGCTTCTTTGGTGCTGAGGAAATGGAGCAGCGCCACTATCGTATTACGCGAGAGCGTTTAGGAGCGGCACTGAATCTTGATGTGCATCACAAAGGGTTTAACAAATACTACTTACGCACGCTCTACAGCAAGTTTTCTGACGATGAATTTCGTCAACGCAATGAGTACAAGTTTGACAAAGGCGATGTATTTGCCGATGAGCTAAGCCAAAATGCGGCCTATTTCTCAGGTGCAGAAATGGATAGAGATACCAAAGACAGATATGAAGAGCAAAGCATTTTATCTGTGGTTTTAGGCGGCGAAAACTTAGTGCAGGATTGGTTTATTGAATACAGTATTGGCTACTCGAAATCAGATGAAAGCGAGCCAAATCGCTTGGATACCTCATTTGCTGGAGAAGATTTTGCGTTAGGGTATGTACTGGATGGTAAGACACCTACGCTTGCAGCGGATGAAGCTTCCCAGCAGCTTAGCAATTTTGAAATCGATGAAATTGTCTGGGAGAACAACCTAAGTGAAGATGAAAATACCAGCTTAAGACTGGACTTAACTAAAGACTTCACTTTACTTGGTCACAATGCGCAAATTAAATTTGGTGGTAAATATGCTGACCGTGAAAAGTTTAACCGCGTTGACGCCAAACTATATGACGGCGGCTTTGATGACCTAACGGCGAAAGACTTTGCCGCCAATGAGCCTGAGTATGAGCTTGGGGCCTTTGGTCCGGGTTTAAGTCGCGGCCAGATCCGCGACTACTTCTACAGTAATCGCAGTGCCCTTGAGCTAAACCAGCTTGAAACTGACATTGAAACACAAGGTCGTTCATACACCAGTGAAGAAACCGTCACCGCGCTCTACGCCATGCTGACGGTCGACATTGATAAACTCAATGTTATTGCAGGCTTTAGATACGAAGACACAGATTATGCAACGAGTGGTAATCGCGTTGAACTCATTAATGATGAAGTGAATGACGTTGAGCGCGTCGAGATCAACCAATGGCAAGTTGAAGATAGCTACGATCATTTATTACCAAATTTAACATTACGCTATGAAATCAGCGATAAGCTGATCACCCGTTTTGCCTATACACAAACTCTTGCGCGTCCAAGCTTTGAAGATGCAGCAGCATTTCAAATTATAGAAACAGAGACCACAGAAGATGATGGCGAAATTGAAATTGAGCGTAAAGCCGAAGTCGGAAACCCAGACTTAGACCCATACAAGTCAACAAACTATGACTTTTCCGTAGAATATTACCCCGGCGCGATAGGCGTGTTATCTGCAGGCGTTTTTCACAAAAACATCGATAATTTTATTGCCAAAGCTGAGGTGCAAGATAACGGTCAGTGGCAAGGCTATAAAGAAGTTATTCAAAGCGTTAATGGCGGCGCCGCTGAACTGACAGGGGTGGAGCTTGCGTACACGAAGAACTTTCAAAACGGTTTGATGCTCTCAGCTAATGGTACATTTATTGACGCTGATGACAATCTACCAAATCAATCCGACACCGTGGGCAACCTGATGTTTGGTTATGAAAATAGCCAAATAAGCGCAAGGTTAAGTGCGTCGTACAAGAGCAAAAGCTTTTTGTTTGAAGAGAACAAGCAGCGCGTTTTCCAAGACGACCATCTGCAACTCGATTTCAGCATGAAGTACTTTTATACCGAGCAAACTCAGCTTTATTTCAACGCGATCAATTTAACCGACGAGCCGATGAGTATTTATCAAGGCGACACTCGTTACAACTACCAATACGAAACTTATGGTCGTTCATTTGAGCTTGGAGTAACGGTAACGTCCTTCTAAGAGAGCAGTAAAGGTGGGTGTCCAAGTAAAAGCATTTCTTATATTTATTTAAAAGGTGTATTAAAAGGACACTCATCATATCGAGCTAGAGTCTTAGGTATAGGATGTATTAAAAGGACACCCACCTTATTTATATGCAGGAGGATGCAGTGGTAACACTGTGTCGGTAACAATGAAAATAACATCAATAGCATTACTATTCGCGCTTAGTAGCACAGCGCAGGCCGCGGAAAATATTAACTTTCTGGCTTTTGGTGATGGCGGCTATCACCCAGATTATCCAAAAACAAAGCACATTAAATCGCCTAAAAATAAGGCTGAATTTATTGCTGCTGAAAAGGCGGATTGGTTAGAAGAACATCGCCCGCTCGAAGAGTTTAATCATGCGCCTATCTATATTTATCCGGGAACCGAAACCGCAACGGAGGAAACCGGTGCGTTGGTGGTTGGGCAGGCAATGGCCTCTTTGTGTGAGAAAAAGCCATGCGACTTTGCTATTCAGCTTGGTGATAATATCTATCCTGATGGTGCGGCGGCTAATGATGGCAAAGACGACCAAAAGCGTATGGATGACTTGATTTTAGGACCGCTAAAGCCGCTACTTATTCAAAACCCAGAGTTGGTTGTGTACTCAGCATTAGGCAACCACGATTGGAAGACGTCTCGTCGCGGCGTGAAATTACAGACCGAATGGATGGCTAAGCAAGCTAATTTCCATATGGATGGCAAAGGTTATTACAGCTACACCTTTGGTGAGAAAGGCAATAACGTCGAGTTTTTTGTGCTCGATACCAATATGTTGCTCTCAGGTCAGCATTATTACGAAATTCCACTAAAACCGGACGGTAGTGAACAAGGATTGGCGAGTGCACTGGCAAGCGGACAAGCCGAAGTAGAAGACATTGAAAAGCACGAGCAACCTGTAAATGGGGAAGATCACAGGCAATTGGCTTGGCTTGCAAATGGGCTTAAGAACTCAACCGCAAAATGGAAAATTGTATATGGACACCATGTACTTTGGTCGATTGGTGGCACCAAATATGACGAAGCGCACGTATTACGCCGCTTAATCTTACCCGAACTGTGTGAGTACGCGGATGCGTATATCGCAGGCCATGAGCATGATTTGGAACTGTTAACGGACGACTGCTCACGTGTACTCCCCGGAAACACAAAGCCTAAGTTACCACTTATTATCAGCGGCGCCGCATCAAAAATGCGCGGTACGCATACACCGCTTGCTAACTATCAAGAAAAGCGCTACCCAGAGTACGACCTAGTCTGGAATAAAGCTTTTACTTGGGGCTTTGCGCATATCGAATTAGACAACCAAAAAGACAGGCTAAATGTGTCGTTTTACTCAACACCAAACAATTTAAGCGGTCAGCTGGTGCCAGAGCAAAGCTTTAGCTTCGCTCACCGCAGTAAGTAACGGATCAGCAGGCGATAAACATGCGGTTTTAAGCAATTAAAAAGGGTGAAATACAGATTAAATGTAATGGTGTGTAATTGATAACTTCCGTTTTGATGAACTAGATTTAACAGGAGTTTTACATCTTAAGGAAAGCATCATGCTACCGTCATCAATTACACGCACTAAACTCCAATTACTTGGAATGTCATTATTGCTTGCTACAAGTACACTGGCTGTGCCAAGTGCGCTTGCTTACTCGAACGATACTTCTTGTAAACCGAATAACGATTGGTTTGGCAGCCCTGTGCCAAACCCTCCTGAAGGTGCAAATAGTCCGTTTGCATTTAAAAATGGTAAAGATCTCTCGACAAACTGCGATTTTCATCAGTGGTCGTGGAATAAGTTTCTTTATTTAACGCAGCCTGACAAGCGTGCTCCTGGTGGCTTGTTGATGTTTGGTTCTGGGTTTTGGCAGGTTGATAATGCGCTAAAACCTTATTTTGCCCCTTGGAATGATTTATTAAATCCAACCGGACTTCGCCCCGCAAATGTGTTGATTCTTGAAGATATAAATCAAGCAGGATCAGATGGTGTTATTTACAGCAAGTTTGGTGGGACGCCCGTACATTATTCGATCCACGTTAACGATACTTATATGAAGTCAGCAACCTCCCACCCAAAAGCAGATAGTAAAGCTGAATTTGCTGTGGGGTCGGTTGAGTTAAAGGTTGCTTGGATGGATGTCAAAGCGCTGCAGCAAGTCTATCCAAAGTTTGATTTAGCTGAGCATTTTTATATTCGTAAAGCGGTTTACCAAAAAGACAATAAATATAGCGGTACGGGAGAAGTAGCACTCGTTGGCATGCATGTTGTCGGTGTGGTTGAAAATCACCCAGAGTTTATTTGGGCGACGTTCGAGCATAAATTGAGTGCACCAGATTACTACAGCTCTGAGGGAAAGTTTAAGAAAAGCACGGCTTACTTACAGCAAGATAAAGTAGTGAGTAATAGTCACGATCTGCTATTTTATCGGGGCGGAACTGAGGTGCAAAATGCACATTTAACGTATCCAGCTTCTGAAACCACGACCAACACGTTTCGTTTATATCAGTACGGCGTGCCAAACGGCAATCCATATATAGCGGGTAATAACCCTGAGCTGGTGGGGAGTCAGACACAACAAGCTCAAGATGAAACTAACTTCAATAATATTACTGAACTAAATAGCTTAGTGAATGTAAAACTGGAACAAAAGAATCCAGTTTGGAGTAACTACTTTTACGCCGGATCAATCTGGCTGAGCACGCAAGATTACGATTTTGCAAATGGCATTAGTGGCAATATCGTGGGTAAGGGAGCCAACGAGGCGTTACGCGGCTCATTGGCGGTTGCCAATATTACTATGGAAACTTATACCCAAACTTTCAGCGATGTCACTGGCAGCGAGCCACAAATTAAACCAGCTAACTGTTTCAGCTGCCATGGTATAAGTGCAGGTAAATCAACGATGCAAGTAAGCCATATTTACAATAACTATTTGAATTTAATGAAAAATAGTCAGTAAATCAGGTTTCTTGAATGCGCATAGGCTCAAAATAGTAAGCCACCGATTTTAGCGGTGGCTTACTACTTCAAGGAGTTTAATCAATTTGCTTTGTGGGTTGCTTTATCTTTTGCATTAGAAAGAACAAAAGTCCTATAAAAACGATATTGATGAAAGCCATGATAAGGGCTACTTGATCCTCTGAGTGCCCGCGAAAGTCAGACAGCAAATCAGCAAAGATAAACGGGCTATAAAACGTACCTGCTATATTTAAGCCCCATCCTACAAAACGGGATGTCTTTACAAGCTGAGTGTAATCGCTAAGCTTTGCCATAATAAAGTGATACCCATACATCACACCTACGGCCGCCATCATTAAGCCGACAGCTGCATTGTCGCCTCGTTTATTTAAATAATATGCATCGAAACATAAAGCACCAACTGCAAATATGCCTATCAAAATAACAATGGCTTTAATCAAAAATTCAGCGACTGGGTTGGGCTCTCGCTTTGTTGAAACTTGAGATCTTGTAATGGTAACTTGCTGACCATTCCGTATTACTTGTTGCGGCTGTTGTTGATAAGCTTGACCATATTTGGGTTGTTGATTTTGCACACTCACATCAGTGATTGCACGAGTGGGCGTTCCTTCATCTAGAATATGCTCAACGCATTTCTTAATTAACTTTTTTATTATCACAAAAACTCCTTGTTATAGAGATTAATTCGAGTATTACCAAAACTCTTTATCTAGTGGGCGGTCATTTTTTAGGTCGTAAAAGGGGGCTTGTTTTACTAAATCTTCGCCTAATATGATTATTTTATCTTGCTCCGTAAAGTCACCGCTTTCGATTACCTCTTGCCAGCCTTTGTAAAAGGATGTAGGTATAGGTTGTGTGTTATCCATAAAACGATGGATTTCACTCCACAGCTCCATGCTATCTTCTAAGTCTCTTGGCTCCCAGTCGACAGGGTACATAGGTTGATGGCGAAGGTGTTTGGGGTAGCGCTTTGGCACCAAATAGGCCATATTAAACTGCACCCCTCTGCCTGCAGAAACTTTACCGATGTATAAATCAACCTCATCTAACGCTAGCGAAAAGGTACTAACATTGTTACCAACGGGAAAGGTAACAAGGCCACTATGGCGAAAAAAATCAACACGGAGTACTTCAGCTGAAGTGCGTTTTACGTAGCCAACATGGATAAAAATAGGAATGGCGATCGTAAGCAAAACGGCTATCTTCCAAACAAAAAATTGATCGTGTGTAGCCAAATAAAAACACGCCGCAATAATAGCTCCAGCTAAAGCAATATACGCAAAAGCTGCATTCGAAAGTTTATCGATTCGATCAAAATCGACACTCATCAATTTAATATCTTTGCTGGAGGCCATTAGGTTATTTTGCGCGAGTAAGAAGCGGCTGTTTAACTTTACAGGTACTCGCTCAACCCCCCCTTTTATTTTTTTTCGCCTAGGTACAGAGTCTGCTATTGGTAGTAACGGAGTCTCTTCCACCGGCCGACCAAAATCAATGGGTGGTAAATTGTCTTCTGTATGTTCTTTTATCTCTTTAGGTGCTTTGGGCGCTGCCTCGGTTTCCATTACCTTACTTATTATTTTTTGCAGACCTAAAGCGAGTAAGTCCATCACTTTTTTCCGGATGCGGTTATGGGGAGGGCTGACTTCCTTGTGGTGTGCTTTCATCGTTTTACTGCTACCAAATCACTTTGTCTAACGGGCGGTTGTTTTCTAAATCGTAAAAAGGGGCTTGTTTTACTAAATCTTCGCCTAATATGATTATTTTATCTTGCTCCGTAAAGTCACTGCTTTCGATTACCTCTTGCCAGCCTTTGTAAAAGGATGTAGGTATAGGTTGTGTGTTATCCATAAAACGATGGATTTCACTCCACAGCTCCATGCTATCTTCTAAGTCTCTTGGCTCCCAGTCGACAGGGTACATAGGTTGATGGCGAAGGTGTTTGGGGTAGCGCTTTGGCACCAAATAGGCCATATTAAACTGCACCCCTCGACCTGCGGAAACTTTACCGATATACAAATCAACCTCATCTAACGCTAGTGAAAAAGTACTAACATTGTTACCAATGGGAAAGGTAACAAGGCCACTATGGCGAAAGAAATCAACACGGAGTACTTCAGCTGAAGTGCGTTTTATATGAGAGATATGGGTAAACACAAGTGCCGAAAATGTACATAACCCGCCGCCGATCCAAAGTAATTTCGTGTCAGCAGTTTTTAAATACGAAAGGAATGTCATAACAGCAAAAACTAAGGACATATAAGCAAAAGCTGCATTCGAAAGCTTATCAATACGATCAAGGTCAACACTCACCAGCTTAATATCTTTGCTGGAGGCCATTAGGTTATTTTGCGCGAGTAAGAAGCGGCTGTTTAACTTTACAGGTACTCGCTCAAATCCCCCCTTTACTTTTTTACGTCTTGGTACTGAGTCTGCTATTGGTAGTAACGGAGTTTCTTCCACCGGCCGACCAAAATCAATGGGTGGTAAATTGTCCTCTGTATGTTCTTTTATCTCTTTAGGTGCTTTGGGCGCTACCTCGGTTTCCATCACTTTACTTACTATGTTTTTGAGTAAAATAGCAGATAGGGCTGTAAAGGTTTTTAGATTTAATTTTTCTCTCATTATTTTGCCTTTTAGTTTAATAGCCTTTGTAGCAACCCAGCTGCACTTAAACCATAATCATCGATCTCTACCTCTACGGTTTGCTCACTCCAAAGCCGAGCTTCTGAAATATTGCCATCTTGATCGCGCTCTGGAGCTGGTAGCCTAAACTCTTAACTCGAGTTTGGGCTAATGGTTTGCCCTTTTCCAAGGGGGTATTTTGTACAGCGCATACGCAGTTTTAACTTTGTGCAGTTTAGCTTGTCAAAATAAGGGTACAGCGCGGTTTCGTCGAACTGTAACTGAAACCCGGTAAACTGAGGGCTAACGGTAATTTTAACATGTTCCCAGAAGTGATTGATTGCGGTGGAGGCTTGCCCTTTTGCCGCAGTACTTAGCAATGATTGCCATGGTTTATTAGAGGCAACGGGCTTAATATCAAACTCTAGGTCTAAATAACTCAGTTGAGATGCAGGAATATGCCCGGGAACCTGCATATTAAAGTTTACGATATGAAATTTACCACGTTTTGATATTTTATCAGCAACACGTGAAAAGGTATTGAGCTGCATCACTTGAGATTCAGCCATAATAGATGGGGCAAATAACGCGTTATAAAGTGCATGCAGAGCATATTCTGGGTGAGCCTGCCAAGAATAGGTTGGGTTGTCTGCTAGTAGCTTTTTTTCGCCACCCTCAAAGGCATTTTTACCCCAAGGGCAGACGGTTAACCAGTTTTTGAGCGGATCTTTATGGATTAAATAGAGAATACCGTAGCCTATAAGCACCGCTATCAGACCATAGATGCTCACTCTGCCAAATTGTAACATAACTGCAGCACGAGAATATTTGGCCAACACCATAGGTAGGCTATCAATGGCCATTCCCGCAAAACCTGCTGTCACAAGTAAGTTTCCTGTGGTTGCCCACACATCGCCCCGCTTATAGGCATAGTAAGCATCAAAAGCAGATATGGTCGCACTGTATGCTGAGGCAAGTAAATTTAATCTACTCGTCCATTTCATTAACGACGCTTTACTCGAAAAGGCTGGCCCATATTTTTGTTGTGCGCTTCTATCTCCAAATATGCGCCTATGATGTTCAAAGGCTGCATATTGCCTGACAGTTGGTAGCCCTGACCGCATATCAGTTATAGCAGACTGCACTGTTAGGTGTATTGCCGCTACATCAGCCATGGCACCGACTGCATCAACTAACTTTCTGTCGGATTCTAAATTCCAATTGATTAAAACCTGCCTAACATTTGCAATTTCAAAGATATATAAAGCGCCTAATATACCCACCATTCCTCTTTTTAGCGACTGGCTGGATGCGGCCTCGGTAACAACTTTATTTTGCCATTTCTCTAGGTTTGCTGTTCGCTCTGCGAGATTTTTGATAGTGGTGTGTTGGTTTTCTAACTCAGTTGAATAGTGTTTTGCATTTTGTACCGTGTCGTCATAAATTTGTTTTGCCCTTGCAGCTGAGGCTTCAGCAGACAAATCGGCGCCAGTTGCTTTAACCAAATAGGCAATGACTTTCTCTTTACTTTCAATAAAGGTGGTTGTTTGTGCTCTATCTAACGATTGGGTTAGGAGTTCAAGGCGTTTATTCAAGTTCAAAACATCTTCCAAAGACACCTTATGGCTGGCGCCTCCGTATTTTATATTGACATTTCGCTTTCTGTTCGCTCGTATCACCTGATTTAATTCTTTCACTTGCTTCTCGGCAGAAAGCTGGCGAGATTTGGGATCAAGCGGCATGTAACCTTTAGGAAAGTTACCATTTATATAATCGGAGACCCTCATTTCAACTTCAACAAGGTGCCCGGGTGTTGAGATATCTACTAATCGCATCAGTGGCTGTAATACATCCGCTTTTGCATCAATCAATTTTGCAAAAGGGTATTTGTGCCATGCACTATTGACCTTTACGAAGGTCGAAACTTGTTTTTGAGCTCGTGTAACCGACGCTTTTGCTGTTGCAAACTTGGTCTCAAGGCGTTGTAACCGTGCTCTTTCAACTTGTATCTTTGCGTCTAATTCTGCAGCTTTGAGTTGATGTTCTTCAGGAGTCAAACGCGATAGTTCAGACTTTCGTTGTTCATACTCAGCTTCTTTTTTTGTCAGCTCATCAAGCGCTTCATCTCTTGCAAGTTCGGCCTCTTTCAATGCTTTTTGAGTGTGTTCATACTGCTGTTTAGTTGCGTTTGTGGCTGCTTGTGTCGCAGATTTTTGTTGACCTAACGTCCCTTTGTGACTCGAAAGTTTATGGGCGATATCGGGGATCTCAAATACACTAACGGCTAAACCAAAAACCACCTGAGAAAGCCGCCTGCCTAATTGTTCTCCTTCATTCCAATCTATTAATTCCTCTTGTTTATGGATCTTTTCGATTTTTGCGCTCGCAAGCTTAAGCTCAAAGCGGTTAAAGTCACGCTTTTCGTATTCACTTAGCTTATTTCCCGTAGGTTTTGGAAATAAAAACTGCGCAATTTCTTTTCCTGGTTTGCTTGGATGTTGATCTAGACATTGCAGAATAAAGTCTTGTCCTCGGTGGCCGCTACTTAGCGTGTGCCAAAACTCTTTGTCTCTGTTAATTTGAGCTATTTGTGCTGCCGGGTGGGGCTTCAAAACCAAAAATAAATCGGTGAGTAAGTCATAGGCTTCAAAAAACCTTAAGTCAGTTTGATGCGCATAATCTTTAAAGCACTCGGTAAATCCAGCGGCTAACGATTCTTGATCGAGAAAGTTAATGAGTTCATCAGTGAGCTCCGCTATATTTTCTGCAAGTTCTCGAAATGTTTTTTCCTGCAAAAACTCAAAAAAGGCCTCTTCATCTAAGCATTCTGTTCGCCATTCTTTAAGTTTGTTGGCAAAGTCGATGGCGTCTTCATCCGATTCGACTAGTTTTTCACCAGATGACTGTATTTCTATGTCTTTATCTAAAACGGCGTCCGTTTGCAGATAGAAAGTTTGCAGCATGTAAACTGCAAGCTCGTATTTATTACGTTGCTGATAGTCGATTTCACCTGTTTCGCTGTTTACACCAGAGAGGTGGTTCATAAGCGCTTCAATTTCAACCAGCAAATTTTGAATTTTCACCACATACATTCGAGCCACATGGATCCCGTCAAAAATCGGCACTTGGGCGATTTTATCGCGCTCTGGCAGGTGCAGTTTTTGATGAAGTGTGGGGGTGTTAACTACTTTGCCTTGGTCGTTATAGCCTGTGGCAAATTGCCCTAAGTTATCTAGCTTCGTCATGCGCTGTGCTCTGAGCGCTGCTGCATCTCCTGGGGCAGGGCAATGTCTTTCTTCGTCAGCGAGTGGCGTGCCGGTATTTAAGCGCGGATCCTGTTCATTAAACCCGCCAAACAACAAGATTTGTTCCCACGACCACTGCACTTCGGACCACGCGATTTCTACGCTTACTTCGTTACCATTTAGTTTATGCGGAACGAGAATACTGCTGGTTGGCTTACAAGTTGCTGCACGCGTGCCTTGCGGTCGTGAGTTTGGCTTATTGGCCGACTTTTTCCAACTTAAAAAACCTTTTTGCCAATACAAATTCACATCTGAGAATAGCGCCGGAGCGTCAAAGTCTTCAGGTTCGATAACTTGTAGCTCACGCCATAAATAGCCATCGACATAAATATAGATAAATCCGCTGGTTACTGGAGAGGCTGATTGTAGTTGTTGTTCTGGCGTGTCGTATAAAAATGGATAAATGTGTACCAGCTCAATGTCGGCATCACTGCTTTGTTGGTCTACCGTGTTTGAAGTGTAGAGGGGAACCTTATAATAGCCTTCTTTTGTGCCATCAACCGAGGTGTCTTTGAGCATCAAAGAGACCACCTCTTTGATGCTTGCATAGCCCTCAAAAACAAGTTCTCTAAAATTACTGTTAGCATTGGTTTTGGTTGGTAAAGTGTGGCTCATCCTATCTTCACCTCTTCATCGCTAGGTTTGCTACTACCCGACACTTTTATATTGATCTTATTCGTACCATCTTGGTTTAATGGCTCTGCGCCAAGCACTACATCAAGGCCTGCAGGGGTCGCACCGCCGGGCTGGCTCAATGGTGCAGGGGGCGTATTTTT
The sequence above is a segment of the Pseudoalteromonas piscicida genome. Coding sequences within it:
- a CDS encoding TonB-dependent receptor yields the protein MKKNLPTSFTLSAVAMICAGLTLSSAANANTLTGQVSSASQKSHFQGAKVVIKELDRTLISERDGRFTATNLPAGNYTLEISYLGAETVTKSITITDNQVTDVQIQLGSQSGQMDDIIVVGQRAGQAGALNRQKNALSLKSIVSADSIGQLPDQNAAEALQRLPGLSIQRDQGEGRFVAIRGIDPNLNNVTINGANVPSPEAGVRSVAMDVIPSELVQSLEVSKTVTPDMDASAVGGSIEVKSLSAFDREGQSYSVTLQASHNEQVSETSPKASFSFTDIYTAGKEMEVGVATAVSWFEREFGSHNMETDGGWMELEMDDVNSGEEASFFGAEEMEQRHYRITRERLGAALNLDVHHKGFNKYYLRTLYSKFSDDEFRQRNEYKFDKGDVFADELSQNAAYFSGAEMDRDTKDRYEEQSILSVVLGGENLVQDWFIEYSIGYSKSDESEPNRLDTSFAGEDFALGYVLDGKTPTLAADEASQQLSNFEIDEIVWENNLSEDENTSLRLDLTKDFTLLGHNAQIKFGGKYADREKFNRVDAKLYDGGFDDLTAKDFAANEPEYELGAFGPGLSRGQIRDYFYSNRSALELNQLETDIETQGRSYTSEETVTALYAMLTVDIDKLNVIAGFRYEDTDYATSGNRVELINDEVNDVERVEINQWQVEDSYDHLLPNLTLRYEISDKLITRFAYTQTLARPSFEDAAAFQIIETETTEDDGEIEIERKAEVGNPDLDPYKSTNYDFSVEYYPGAIGVLSAGVFHKNIDNFIAKAEVQDNGQWQGYKEVIQSVNGGAAELTGVELAYTKNFQNGLMLSANGTFIDADDNLPNQSDTVGNLMFGYENSQISARLSASYKSKSFLFEENKQRVFQDDHLQLDFSMKYFYTEQTQLYFNAINLTDEPMSIYQGDTRYNYQYETYGRSFELGVTVTSF
- a CDS encoding metallophosphoesterase, whose translation is MKITSIALLFALSSTAQAAENINFLAFGDGGYHPDYPKTKHIKSPKNKAEFIAAEKADWLEEHRPLEEFNHAPIYIYPGTETATEETGALVVGQAMASLCEKKPCDFAIQLGDNIYPDGAAANDGKDDQKRMDDLILGPLKPLLIQNPELVVYSALGNHDWKTSRRGVKLQTEWMAKQANFHMDGKGYYSYTFGEKGNNVEFFVLDTNMLLSGQHYYEIPLKPDGSEQGLASALASGQAEVEDIEKHEQPVNGEDHRQLAWLANGLKNSTAKWKIVYGHHVLWSIGGTKYDEAHVLRRLILPELCEYADAYIAGHEHDLELLTDDCSRVLPGNTKPKLPLIISGAASKMRGTHTPLANYQEKRYPEYDLVWNKAFTWGFAHIELDNQKDRLNVSFYSTPNNLSGQLVPEQSFSFAHRSK